One Salmo trutta chromosome 12, fSalTru1.1, whole genome shotgun sequence genomic region harbors:
- the LOC115203555 gene encoding chymotrypsin A, whose amino-acid sequence MNCLLLLSCLAFAGAAYGCGTPAIQPVVSGYARIVNGEEAVPGSWPWQVSLQDYTGFHFCGGSLINEMWVVTAAHCGVKTSHRVILGEHDRSSDAENIQTINVGQVFKHPKYNGFTINNDITLIKLATPALLGTRVSPVCVAETNDDFPGGMTCVTSGWGLTRYNAADTPALLQQAALPLLTKAQCQKFWGSKITDLMICAGADGASSCMGDSGGPLVCEKAGAWTLVGIVSWGSGTCTTTMPGVYARVTELRSYIDQTIASN is encoded by the exons ATGAACTGTCTGCTGCTCCTCTCATGCCTTGCCTTCGCCGGCGCAGCCTACG gCTGTGGCACCCCCGCCATCCAGCCTGTGGTGTCTGGTTACGCCCGCATCGTCAACGGTGAGGAGGCTGTGCCCGGCTCCTGGCCCTGGCAGGTGTCCCTCCAGGACTACACTGGATTCCACTTCTGCGGCGGCTCTCTGATCAACGAGATGTGGGTTGTGACTGCTGCCCACTGCGGCGTGAA GACCTCTCACCGTGTGATCCTGGGAGAGCATGATCGCTCATCCGACGCTGAGAACATCCAGACCATCAACGTTGGCCag GTCTTCAAGCACCCCAAATACAACGGCTTCACCATCAACAACGACATCACCCTGATCAAGCTGGCCACCCCCGCCCTCTTGGGAACCCGTGTGTCACCCGTGTGCGTTGCTGAGACCAACGATGACTTCCCCGGTGGCATGACGTGTGTGACCTCCGGCTGGGGTCTGACCCGCTACAACG CTGCTGACACCCCTGCCCTGCTGCAGCAGGCTGCTCTTCCCCTGCTGACCAAGGCTCAGTGCCAGAAGTTCTGGGGCTCCAAGATCACCGACCTCATGATCTGTGCTGGAGCCGATGGCGCCTCTTCCTGCATG GGTGACTCTGGTGGCCCCCTGGTCTGTGAGAAGGCTGGTGCCTGGACCCTGGTTGGTATTGTGTCCTGGGGCAGTGGAACCTGCACCACCACTATGCCCGGAGTGTACGCCCGCGTCACCGAGCTCCGCTCCTACATCGACCAGACCATCGCCTCCAACTAA